Within the Kribbella aluminosa genome, the region GGGATCGACGTTCAGCCTGACATTCCCCGTCGAGGACCGGCCCGAAGACTAGGGTGCACTGCACGCCCACCGCCTTGCGGACCAGACGTGAGTGAGTGCGGGCGTGGGGAGGTAGGGGTCGAGGTTGCGCCAGGCACGGTCGACGTATTCCTGCTTCTCGCCGACCGGGGCGACGTAGTGCAGTGCGCCTTCGGCGGCGTTCTTGCCCTGGAGGCGGGTGATGATCCAGGCGGCGAGGTAGTGCGAGGCCAGGCAGCCGCCGGCGGTGGCGAGGTTGTCCTTGGCGTAGAAGGGCTGGTTGAGTACTTCGACGCCGGCGGCGATAACCCAGGGCTTGGTGGTCAGATCCGTGCAGGCGGGGACATCGTCGAGCAGGCCGAGCTTGGCCAGGACGAGCGCGCCGGAGCACTGTGCCGCGATCAGCTGGCGTGAAGGGTCCAGGCGGCGCAGGATGTTCATGATCGCGGGGTCTTCGACGACTTCGCGGGTGGCGACGCCGCTGCCGACGATGACGGCGTCCGCGTCGCAGGCCTCTTCAAGGGTGGACATCTGCTCGATGACCACGCCGTTCATCGACGTCACCTTGGGGCTCGGGGTGGCGATGGTGACGCGCCAGTCGTCGGTCTTGACGCGGTTGAGTACGCCGAGTGCGATCAGGGAGTCGAGCTCGTTGTAGCCGTCGAAGGTGAGGATGGCGATGTGCACGGGCTGTCCTTCCGGCGTGGGTGGATCGCTCGACGGTAAGAACCCCAGACCAGGACAGTCAAAGAATTGTCATGGATACAATCCGTTGCATGGCAGCCTCGCGGTACAAGTTGCTGGTCGATGCGCTCGCCGCCGACATCCGGACCGGCCGGCTGGCCGCGGGCTTGCGGTTGCCGACGCATCGCGGGCTCGCCGCCCGGGAGGGCATCGCGGTGGTGACCGCGACCCGGGTGTACGCCGAACTGGAAGCGATGGGCCTGGTGAGCCGGGAGCAGGGCCGCGGCACGTTCGTACGCGACATCCTGATCCCGGCCGGTCATGGCATCGATCAGCAGGTCGTCGCGACCGACGCGGTCGACCTCAACTTCAACTATCCGTCGCTGCCCGGGCAGGCCGATCTCCTCCGGCAGGCCCTGCGCGAGGTGGCCGGCGCCGGCGATCTCGAAACGCTGCTGCGCTACCAGCCCCATCGAGGGCGTCCGCAGGACAGGTCCTCGATCGCCCGGCACCTGACGCGTCGGGGAGTGACCGCCGACGCGGATCAGGTCCTGATCACCAACGGCGCGCAGCACGGCCTGGCCATCACCGTCATGGCTGCGCTCAACGCCGGCGACGTCGTCGCGGTCGACGCTCTCACATACCCGGGTTTCAAGGTCCTCGCGCAGGCCTTTCAGCTTGAGCCGGCGCCCGTACCGGTCTCCGCCACAGGCCCGGATCTCGATGCCCTCGGCAAGCTTTGTGCGACCCGCCCTGTGCGCGCGATCTACACGATGCCCACCTTGCACAACCCCCTGGGCTGGGTGATGCCGGCGACCGACCGACGTCGCCTGGTCAAGATCGCCCGGTGGCACGGTTCGCTGATCATCGAAGACGCCTCCTACGCGTACCTGGTCGAGGACCCTCCGCCGCCGCTGGCGGCAACCGCGCCGGACATCACGGTCTACGTCTCGGGACTGTCCAAGAGCGTCGCCACCGGCCTCCGGGTCGGCTTCGTCATCGCCCCGCCCTCGATGGTGCCGTCGCTCGAACGCGCGATTCGGGCGACGACCTGGAACACTCCGGCCCTCACCACCGCGATCGCCTGCCGCTGGCTCGACGACGGCACGGTGGACCGCTTGGAAGTACGGAAACGACACGACGCCACGGCTCGCCAGACGATCGCCGTACAAGAGCTTGCCGGCCTACCACTCGTCGGTCATCCGTCGTCCTACTTCACCTGGCTCCCGCTGCCCGACGACGCCCGCGCCGATCGCCTGACCGCCACCCTCGCGCGCCGGCACATCTCGGTCTCCACAGCGGAACCGTTCACCACGTCCACGCACACACCGCAGGCGATCCGCCTCGCCCTGGGCTCCACCGACCTGGACAGCCTCCGGTCAACACTGCGCACAGTACGACAAGCCACCATCGAGGACCCCTACGTTTGAAGCCATTCCTGCTCGACTGGCTCCTCTGACGCCGGTCTCCGGGTCGAACCGGGGTTGTCCCCGGGTGCCTGACAGGCGTCGATTCAAATAGTGTGCGGCATATAGTTTTTCTCGCATACTATCTGGAGGTCTCTTATGAGCCAGGCGCAGCAAGCGCGGCCGGCGAGCGGTGCGGCGGCCGGCGCGGTGCCCGTCGGAGAGCGGATTCTGGCGCCGGACCTGGCGCGCGGCTTCGCGCTGCTACTGGTGGCGCTCGCGCACTCGACCGGGATCCTGAACCACACCGTGCCCGGGGTCGACCTCGAGCCGCACGGTCTCGAGCGGGTCTTCTACCTCGTGATGTTCGTGTTCGTGCAT harbors:
- a CDS encoding DJ-1/PfpI family protein, producing the protein MHIAILTFDGYNELDSLIALGVLNRVKTDDWRVTIATPSPKVTSMNGVVIEQMSTLEEACDADAVIVGSGVATREVVEDPAIMNILRRLDPSRQLIAAQCSGALVLAKLGLLDDVPACTDLTTKPWVIAAGVEVLNQPFYAKDNLATAGGCLASHYLAAWIITRLQGKNAAEGALHYVAPVGEKQEYVDRAWRNLDPYLPTPALTHVWSARRWACSAP
- a CDS encoding aminotransferase-like domain-containing protein, with the protein product MAASRYKLLVDALAADIRTGRLAAGLRLPTHRGLAAREGIAVVTATRVYAELEAMGLVSREQGRGTFVRDILIPAGHGIDQQVVATDAVDLNFNYPSLPGQADLLRQALREVAGAGDLETLLRYQPHRGRPQDRSSIARHLTRRGVTADADQVLITNGAQHGLAITVMAALNAGDVVAVDALTYPGFKVLAQAFQLEPAPVPVSATGPDLDALGKLCATRPVRAIYTMPTLHNPLGWVMPATDRRRLVKIARWHGSLIIEDASYAYLVEDPPPPLAATAPDITVYVSGLSKSVATGLRVGFVIAPPSMVPSLERAIRATTWNTPALTTAIACRWLDDGTVDRLEVRKRHDATARQTIAVQELAGLPLVGHPSSYFTWLPLPDDARADRLTATLARRHISVSTAEPFTTSTHTPQAIRLALGSTDLDSLRSTLRTVRQATIEDPYV